From Scomber scombrus chromosome 9, fScoSco1.1, whole genome shotgun sequence, one genomic window encodes:
- the LOC133986419 gene encoding signal-regulatory protein beta-2-like, with amino-acid sequence MLFGFYILLMFRVARCADDQIFVTKTVGVGDDVTLTCTRQTSAYKTTTLFWIRLVGGNLPEFLGGTHSFDYDGVNKTPHIITKQQPGTFVLHINKAELNDTGLYYCMNVDRLNMALLKGTFLRIKGPKPDITAIIQDFPSDPVRPGDSVNLQCSVLSESKTCLEEPRVHWFRAGSDESHPSFIYAHGNSADECEKSHEARSPQKCVYSFSKNVSSSDAGTYYCAVATCGEILFGNGTKLDIEASVVSGCDLQRANTIIYLLCAALAISLVVTTFLIYCIKRKSCDCYNEK; translated from the exons ATGCTGTTTGGATTTTATATTCTGCTCATGTTCAGAGTTGCAC gaTGTGCAGACGATCAGATTTTTGTGACAAAGACTGTTGGTGTTGGAGATGATGTGACTCTGACATGTACCCGACAGACATCTGCATACAAAACAACCACCTTGTTCTGGATCAGGCTTGTTGGTGGAAACTTGCCTGAATTCTTGGGAGGAACACATAGTTTTGATTATGATGGTGTTAATAAGACTCCTCACATTATAACTAAACAACAGCCTGGGACATTTGTCCTGCATATTAATAAAGCTGAGTTAAACGATACTGGACTTTACTACTGTATGAATGTAGACCGACTAAACATGGCATTATTGAAAGGGACATTTCTGAggattaaag GACCAAAACCTGACATCACAGCCATCATTCAAGACTTTCCATCTGATCCAGTCCGTCCAGGAGACTCTGTGAATCTCCAGTGTTCAGTCCTCTCTGAGAGTAAGACTTGTCTAGAAGAACCCAGAGTGCACTGGTTCAGAGCTGGATCAGATGAATCTCATCCCAGTTTTATTTATGCTCATGGGAACAGtgctgatgaatgtgaaaagaGTCATGAGGCTCGTTCTCCACAGAAATGTGTCTACAGCTTCTCTAAGAAcgtcagctcctctgatgctgGGACTTATTACTGTGCTGTGGCCACATGTGGGGAGATATTATTTGGAAATGGAACAAAACTGGACATTGAAG CTTCAGTCGTTAGCGGGTGTGATTTACAGAGGGCCAACACAATTATCTACCTGCTGTGTGCTGCTTTGGCCATAAGTCTGGTTGTAACAACCTTCCTCATATATTGCATCAAGAGAAAATCTTGTGATTGTTATAACG AGAAATGA